One region of Niallia sp. Man26 genomic DNA includes:
- a CDS encoding PTS fructose transporter subunit IIB, translating to MNIVGISACTSGIAHTYIAKEKLIKAGQEFGHKVRIETQGTIGIEDELTADEIKAADLVIIAADIKVSGKERFKGKRIVEVPTHIAIKAPKQLYKKIEAELNKNQ from the coding sequence ATGAACATTGTTGGAATCTCTGCTTGTACCTCTGGAATTGCTCATACGTATATTGCGAAGGAAAAGCTGATTAAGGCAGGACAGGAGTTTGGCCATAAAGTCAGGATTGAGACACAAGGAACAATCGGGATTGAGGATGAGCTGACAGCGGATGAAATAAAAGCAGCTGATCTTGTCATCATTGCCGCAGATATAAAGGTGAGCGGAAAGGAGCGATTTAAAGGCAAAAGAATTGTGGAGGTGCCGACACATATTGCTATTAAAGCACCTAAGCAGCTATACAAAAAGATTGAAGCTGAATTAAACAAAAACCAGTGA
- a CDS encoding fructose PTS transporter subunit IIA: MDVKMDDLDFTKVVTEELINLDLQATTKLGVIAELTHLLFVNGCVTDEEAFIEDVLFRENAGPTGLEKGIAIPHGKSDFVQKTSIAIGRTNKEIEWESLDGGPINIIILFAVKNSDKTTTHIKLLQKVAVLLADEEKIEKFQSLKTRKEFIEIFAENN; encoded by the coding sequence ATGGATGTGAAAATGGATGACTTAGACTTTACAAAAGTTGTGACAGAGGAGTTAATTAATCTCGATTTACAGGCGACAACTAAGCTTGGTGTTATTGCTGAATTAACCCACCTGTTATTTGTAAACGGTTGCGTAACAGATGAAGAAGCATTTATAGAGGATGTCCTTTTTCGTGAAAATGCCGGGCCGACTGGCTTGGAAAAGGGGATTGCCATTCCTCACGGTAAGTCAGACTTTGTTCAAAAGACATCAATTGCCATCGGCAGGACAAATAAGGAGATAGAGTGGGAGTCGCTGGACGGGGGACCGATTAATATTATTATCTTATTTGCTGTCAAGAATAGCGACAAGACAACAACCCATATTAAGCTCCTGCAGAAGGTTGCTGTCTTGCTTGCTGATGAGGAGAAAATTGAAAAGTTCCAGTCCCTTAAGACAAGAAAAGAATTCATTGAGATCTTTGCTGAAAACAACTGA
- a CDS encoding PRD domain-containing protein, with protein MNKRQCEIIEILLGERRFVTASELAERLAVSRKTIYRDMQDIGNHCSAYRLTKKENNGYLLEIWEEEESAHSDQFEHPNERRLDLLLFLLSIAPCKTSIQKISERYFVSQSSILNDFKHIEKKLVPYGIRLSRTNEGTFISGDQFSLYRLMAVIIESYLTQIGDPFCQYDIPDSIKDIQVKNGRLAEIKQILHEFQEEQDLLLDQPYYLTLFCSLLSIIEKQAHHLQLFPNEEIIYEQIDDSSAIYPMVRSLAEKLEKHFSFQLKHYEMLNLYYILKAYKLNSRFLLNQQSEVLLNNQVIALADQLISRVSRNSGYRFTEDRELRERLTMHLHSMVYRLNHQIYIINPILKSIKTNFSNIFQLVRFSANELMEEGIYDKHLTDEEIGYITLYFQISYDDRFVNQIPILIECTSGVGTSHMLSEKIRKNFPNIHINKIIAQERIKQSDYEDVELVISTVKTHSISDKPTILVSPILNEDDKYKIDQFIKDYYKNQVIIYNR; from the coding sequence ATGAATAAGCGTCAATGTGAAATTATTGAAATTCTGCTGGGAGAGAGGAGGTTTGTGACGGCCTCTGAGTTGGCGGAGCGGCTGGCTGTTTCACGGAAGACGATTTATCGTGATATGCAGGATATTGGGAATCATTGCTCTGCTTATCGGCTCACGAAGAAAGAGAATAATGGTTATTTGCTGGAGATATGGGAAGAAGAGGAGTCAGCACATTCTGATCAGTTCGAGCATCCTAATGAGCGGCGTTTAGATTTGTTGTTATTTCTCCTTTCGATTGCCCCATGCAAGACTTCTATTCAGAAAATCTCGGAGCGCTATTTTGTCAGTCAGAGCTCTATCTTGAATGATTTTAAGCATATTGAGAAGAAGCTTGTGCCATATGGCATCCGCTTATCTCGGACGAATGAGGGAACCTTCATCAGTGGTGATCAATTCTCTCTGTATAGGCTGATGGCTGTTATTATTGAAAGCTATTTAACGCAGATTGGCGATCCGTTTTGTCAGTATGATATTCCCGATTCCATTAAGGACATTCAGGTGAAGAATGGGAGATTAGCAGAAATAAAGCAGATTCTCCATGAGTTTCAGGAGGAACAGGACTTGCTTTTAGATCAGCCCTATTATTTAACTTTGTTTTGCTCCCTTTTATCCATTATTGAAAAGCAAGCGCATCATCTCCAGCTGTTTCCTAATGAGGAAATCATCTATGAACAGATTGACGACAGCTCTGCCATCTATCCAATGGTTCGTTCTTTAGCTGAAAAGCTTGAAAAGCACTTTTCCTTCCAATTAAAGCATTATGAAATGCTGAATCTCTACTATATTTTAAAGGCTTATAAGCTTAACTCCCGATTTCTGCTTAACCAGCAGTCTGAAGTATTGTTGAATAACCAGGTTATTGCTCTCGCAGACCAGCTTATTTCCAGAGTCTCGAGAAACAGCGGCTACCGGTTTACAGAGGACAGAGAGCTGCGGGAAAGATTGACGATGCATCTTCACTCTATGGTTTATCGCCTTAATCATCAGATTTATATTATTAATCCAATCTTGAAATCAATTAAAACGAATTTCTCTAATATTTTTCAGCTTGTTCGATTTTCGGCAAATGAATTAATGGAAGAAGGTATCTATGATAAGCATCTGACAGATGAAGAAATTGGTTATATTACGCTGTATTTTCAAATTTCCTATGATGATCGCTTTGTGAACCAGATTCCGATTTTAATTGAATGTACGAGTGGTGTTGGCACGTCTCATATGCTGAGCGAAAAAATCAGGAAAAACTTTCCGAATATTCACATTAATAAAATCATCGCTCAAGAGCGCATTAAGCAGTCTGATTATGAGGATGTTGAGCTGGTCATTTCCACAGTGAAAACACACAGTATCAGCGACAAGCCGACAATCCTGGTCAGCCCGATATTAAATGAAGATGATAAATACAAGATTGATCAGTTCATTAAAGATTACTACAAAAATCAAGTAATCATCTATAACAGATGA